Proteins encoded in a region of the Desulfurella sp. genome:
- a CDS encoding enoyl-CoA hydratase-related protein produces the protein MSEILTSKEGKIGFITLNRPENWNTFNVAFARQLNDALVNFDNDENVAVVIIKANGKNFSVGIELEEFRKGRSHKEYREFIKLMDEHNHTIANMKKPVIAQVHGYALANGAGLVFACDLAVAAKSAKFGTTAINVGLICLGPAVPLTRLVGRKRALEMVLTGEIISAQQALEFGLINRVVDDEKLEEATLELANTLASKSPLALEIGKTGIYKMSDLEYHKAADYMSELFASLAATEDAVEGVNAFIEKRQPNFKKR, from the coding sequence ATGAGTGAGATTCTAACATCCAAAGAAGGTAAAATCGGCTTTATCACACTTAATAGGCCTGAAAACTGGAATACTTTTAATGTAGCCTTTGCAAGACAATTAAATGATGCACTTGTAAACTTTGATAATGATGAAAATGTGGCTGTTGTAATTATCAAAGCAAATGGAAAAAATTTTTCTGTGGGTATTGAGCTTGAAGAATTCAGAAAGGGAAGGTCACATAAAGAATACAGGGAATTCATAAAACTAATGGATGAGCATAATCATACAATTGCAAATATGAAAAAACCAGTAATTGCTCAGGTTCATGGTTATGCGCTTGCAAATGGCGCAGGACTTGTTTTTGCGTGTGATTTAGCTGTTGCTGCAAAAAGCGCAAAATTTGGCACAACAGCTATAAATGTAGGTTTGATTTGCCTTGGTCCAGCTGTACCATTAACAAGGCTTGTTGGCAGAAAAAGAGCCCTTGAAATGGTTTTAACTGGTGAAATTATATCAGCCCAGCAGGCACTTGAGTTTGGTCTTATAAATCGTGTTGTAGATGATGAAAAATTAGAAGAAGCAACACTTGAGCTTGCAAATACACTTGCCAGCAAAAGCCCCCTTGCGTTAGAAATTGGCAAAACCGGCATATACAAAATGAGCGATCTTGAGTACCACAAAGCAGCAGACTATATGAGCGAGCTATTTGCAAGTTTGGCTGCTACAGAAGATGCTGTTGAAGGTGTTAATGCATTTATTGAAAAAAGACAGCCTAATTTTAAGAAAAGATAA
- a CDS encoding NAD(P)H-dependent oxidoreductase subunit E — translation MNNTEEFKLKETGKLLNTLRSIQDNLGYIPQKSINELCKSFNLSYAELYGFVTFYKDFRLEPKTYKHHIRVCQAESCQAKNVKDIVEYIKTTLNLNIGEHNEDFFLDSVYCLGNCPRSPSVMIDGIVYGDMNKEKFDNILTQLKRNI, via the coding sequence ATGAACAATACTGAAGAATTCAAATTAAAAGAAACAGGAAAACTACTTAATACTTTGCGTTCTATTCAAGATAATCTTGGTTACATACCACAAAAGTCAATTAATGAATTATGTAAATCTTTTAACTTATCTTATGCAGAGTTGTATGGTTTTGTAACATTTTATAAAGATTTTCGCCTGGAACCAAAAACATACAAACATCATATAAGGGTATGCCAGGCAGAAAGCTGTCAGGCAAAAAATGTTAAAGATATTGTTGAATACATAAAAACTACATTAAATTTAAATATAGGCGAGCACAATGAAGATTTCTTTTTAGATAGTGTTTATTGTCTTGGAAATTGCCCACGTTCACCTTCTGTTATGATTGACGGTATAGTATATGGTGATATGAATAAGGAAAAGTTTGATAATATATTGACACAATTAAAGAGGAATATATGA
- a CDS encoding transposase — MDHLGFVKHTHVFEGNVSESKTLKSILETISKYLTDRPTIALDAGIATKDNLELIRQYGFDYICVARNKNSFSDLDFEEEKLLNENTTLSFSKTDKESILYLQSKKQKKNQ, encoded by the coding sequence ATAGACCACCTTGGCTTTGTAAAGCATACTCATGTATTTGAAGGTAATGTGTCTGAAAGCAAAACACTTAAATCCATACTGGAAACTATATCTAAATACTTAACAGATAGACCTACTATAGCGCTAGATGCAGGTATTGCCACTAAAGACAACTTAGAGCTTATAAGGCAGTATGGTTTTGACTATATATGCGTTGCAAGAAACAAAAACTCATTTTCAGACTTGGACTTTGAAGAAGAAAAACTATTGAATGAGAATACAACGCTATCTTTTTCTAAAACTGACAAAGAATCCATACTGTATTTGCAAAGCAAAAAGCAAAAGAAGAATCAATGA
- a CDS encoding NADH-ubiquinone oxidoreductase-F iron-sulfur binding region domain-containing protein, translating into MNIYISLDTCAQSVGSFEIFEKLKGINNPTFTLNKRSTRALMWLEPLLEIEQDNKQIAITNVENIDIENILKNPLNSKNLIDNIDNQPYLKNQHRVIFKNLGKNDPTSIEDYKKLGGFRALETVLKMESKDVIEKIKIADIRGRGGAFFPAYIKWQTVLSIQSDIKYVICNADEGDSGSFADRLIMENDPFSLIEAMIIAGITVNAKEGIVYLRSEYPNAKKILQKAIDIAYQNNYLGKNDSYEFDLYIVTGGGAYVCGEETALIESLENKRGLVRPRPPLPAISGLFNKPTLINNVLSFIDIVRLFEGSRDMHTTPLQLSGAVKRSGLFEVANDITIEELISKFADTPIDDIKAVQIGGPLGAFVPKEKFYLKLNNDELSKEGFILGHASVVAFNKNTNMKDILLNLIDFYIHESCGKCTPCRIGQVRLKEILTNLNQNTQSKLILLYDLLDTLKEASLCGLGGLTHLSVLSILKFFGNDFGIGDIQ; encoded by the coding sequence ATGAATATTTATATATCTTTGGATACCTGCGCTCAATCCGTTGGTTCATTTGAAATTTTCGAAAAATTAAAAGGTATAAATAACCCAACATTCACTCTCAACAAGCGTTCAACACGTGCATTAATGTGGCTTGAACCACTTTTGGAAATTGAGCAGGATAATAAACAAATTGCAATTACAAATGTAGAAAATATTGATATTGAAAATATTTTAAAAAATCCACTTAATTCAAAAAATCTTATAGATAATATAGACAATCAACCTTATCTAAAAAATCAACATAGAGTAATATTTAAAAATTTAGGCAAAAACGACCCAACAAGTATTGAAGATTATAAAAAACTTGGAGGGTTTAGGGCTTTAGAAACAGTTTTAAAAATGGAGTCAAAAGATGTTATCGAAAAAATAAAGATTGCGGATATTAGAGGCAGAGGTGGTGCATTTTTTCCTGCCTATATAAAATGGCAAACAGTGTTAAGCATACAATCCGATATAAAATACGTTATATGCAATGCTGATGAAGGTGATTCTGGTTCTTTTGCAGATAGATTAATTATGGAAAACGATCCATTTAGTTTAATTGAAGCTATGATAATAGCTGGAATAACAGTTAATGCAAAAGAAGGTATTGTATATTTAAGGTCAGAATATCCTAATGCAAAAAAAATTCTTCAAAAAGCTATTGATATTGCTTATCAGAATAATTACCTGGGTAAAAACGATAGTTACGAATTTGATTTATATATTGTAACTGGCGGTGGCGCCTATGTTTGTGGAGAAGAAACAGCTCTGATTGAGAGTCTTGAAAATAAAAGAGGCCTTGTACGCCCTCGTCCCCCACTACCAGCTATAAGCGGTCTTTTTAATAAACCCACACTGATTAACAATGTATTAAGCTTTATTGATATTGTAAGGTTATTTGAAGGCTCAAGAGATATGCATACCACGCCACTTCAATTAAGCGGCGCAGTAAAAAGGAGCGGTTTGTTTGAAGTTGCAAATGATATAACCATAGAAGAATTAATAAGCAAATTCGCAGACACACCCATAGATGATATTAAAGCTGTTCAAATTGGTGGTCCACTTGGGGCATTTGTGCCCAAAGAAAAATTTTATTTAAAATTAAACAATGATGAGCTAAGCAAAGAAGGTTTTATATTAGGTCATGCAAGCGTAGTAGCGTTTAATAAAAACACAAACATGAAAGATATATTGCTCAATTTAATCGATTTTTACATACATGAGTCATGTGGAAAATGTACACCTTGCAGAATTGGTCAGGTAAGATTAAAAGAAATTCTAACCAATTTAAACCAAAACACACAATCAAAGTTAATTCTTCTGTATGATTTGCTGGATACGCTAAAAGAAGCATCTTTATGTGGACTTGGGGGATTAACACATTTAAGTGTGTTAAGCATTCTAAAATTTTTTGGCAATGATTTTGGTATAGGAGATATACAATGA
- the fdhF gene encoding formate dehydrogenase subunit alpha: MNEINLVIDSKKVKAFEGQTILEAARNTGIKIPTLCAFEHLKPYGSCRLCIVEIEGKKGFSASCTTLAQDGMVVCTQSEKINKIRRNILELYLSEHNFDCTTCPNNLRCELQEAASLVGIRDVRFNTKTHIKSYKDSSNPYFEFDSSKCIMCARCVRACDEIQGNFALTILSRGYDSHIKPGINDFINSECVSCGACVKACPTGALIEKNVISLGAGDHFTKTTCGFCGVGCHVIVESKANTIVNIVGDDKGPNEGHLCVKGRFAWEFVNSSERIKKPLIREKITDDFKETSLEEALDFAAWKFKNIKEKYSKYALAALASSRCTNEEVFLVQKLARCAFENNNIDNCARVCHMPTGFALGSAFGTGAGTADIESLKKAECIMVVGSNTTHAHPVVGSLIRQLAISGKKLIVIDPRGIDLAKQPHIKALHLQPYPGTNIALLNSIAHVIVKENLYDKDFIENKCDIDSFKLWLDFISSDEYNPTNVSKIAGVDSHLIEKAAREFATSKKATIVYGLGVTEHTFGSSGVFCLTNLAMLCGFIGKEGCGVSPLRGQNNVQGASDMGAFPNVFTFYRHISDEQTRKTFESVWKKTLDTNVGFTIPQMFKAAIDGRLKGMYIVGEDVFQTDPNTYHIKQALSSLEFLVVQELFLSPTTQFAHVVLPGSSYLEKNGTFTNWERRVSKVNKVIEPLSGIDEYKIITELSKKLGYTMDYNNEEEIFNEIALLSPQFSTLTYEKLQNYGSLLWPVDSKNQKGTRILHTEEFLNKKGKFFITNYVANQLPNDTYPFILTTGRNLFHYNSSNQTRKTKNVAFYDADYLEINEKDATKLNISNNDLVEVKSESAKITLKAKVTDKIKPGVLFTTFHFTQPKTNALLSQNTDWATDTPEYKFMLVNIKKADKETYEINQTKNPGILEQYIKIFKFFEKYPQETRTQLIVNHIKKNWDTDKINTLKTIEPIDYQLKQVIERV; this comes from the coding sequence ATGAATGAAATAAACTTAGTTATAGATAGCAAAAAAGTTAAAGCTTTTGAAGGTCAAACAATACTGGAAGCAGCCAGAAATACCGGTATAAAAATTCCGACACTTTGTGCTTTTGAACATTTAAAACCTTACGGCTCATGCAGATTATGTATTGTTGAGATAGAAGGCAAAAAAGGATTTTCTGCAAGTTGTACAACATTAGCCCAAGATGGCATGGTTGTTTGTACTCAATCAGAAAAAATTAACAAAATTAGGAGAAATATATTAGAACTTTATTTAAGCGAACACAACTTTGATTGCACAACCTGCCCAAATAATTTAAGATGCGAGCTTCAAGAAGCTGCAAGTCTAGTTGGCATAAGAGATGTAAGATTTAATACAAAAACACATATAAAAAGCTACAAAGATAGTTCAAATCCTTATTTTGAGTTTGACTCATCAAAATGCATAATGTGTGCAAGGTGCGTGAGGGCTTGCGATGAAATTCAAGGCAATTTCGCTCTAACAATACTATCAAGAGGATATGATTCGCATATTAAGCCAGGTATTAACGATTTTATCAATTCAGAGTGCGTATCGTGTGGTGCATGCGTAAAGGCTTGTCCAACGGGTGCTTTAATTGAAAAAAACGTTATTTCTTTAGGCGCTGGAGACCACTTTACAAAAACTACATGCGGTTTTTGTGGTGTTGGCTGTCATGTAATTGTTGAATCAAAAGCAAATACAATAGTGAATATCGTTGGAGACGATAAAGGTCCAAATGAAGGCCATTTGTGCGTAAAAGGCAGGTTTGCTTGGGAATTTGTAAATTCAAGTGAGCGCATAAAAAAACCACTTATAAGAGAAAAAATAACCGATGATTTTAAAGAAACTTCGCTGGAAGAAGCGCTTGATTTTGCTGCCTGGAAATTTAAGAATATTAAAGAAAAATACTCAAAATATGCACTTGCTGCCCTTGCCTCTTCAAGATGCACAAACGAAGAAGTTTTTTTGGTTCAAAAATTAGCCAGATGTGCATTTGAAAACAACAATATTGATAATTGTGCCAGAGTATGCCATATGCCAACCGGTTTTGCGCTTGGCTCAGCATTTGGAACCGGTGCTGGCACAGCAGATATTGAATCTCTAAAAAAAGCCGAATGCATAATGGTGGTAGGATCAAATACAACACATGCACACCCTGTGGTTGGCTCATTGATCAGACAACTTGCAATATCAGGTAAAAAACTTATAGTTATTGATCCAAGAGGAATAGATTTAGCAAAACAACCTCATATAAAAGCTCTCCACCTGCAACCATACCCAGGTACAAATATTGCTTTATTAAATTCAATAGCTCATGTAATTGTGAAAGAAAATCTGTATGATAAAGATTTCATAGAAAACAAATGCGATATAGATTCTTTCAAATTATGGCTGGATTTCATATCAAGTGACGAATACAATCCAACTAATGTATCAAAAATAGCAGGTGTAGATAGCCATTTAATTGAAAAAGCAGCCAGAGAATTTGCCACTTCAAAAAAAGCTACAATTGTTTACGGTCTTGGAGTAACTGAACATACATTTGGCTCAAGCGGTGTTTTTTGTTTAACTAACCTTGCAATGTTGTGTGGCTTTATAGGAAAAGAAGGCTGTGGTGTTTCGCCATTAAGAGGCCAAAATAATGTTCAAGGCGCTTCTGATATGGGTGCTTTTCCCAATGTATTTACCTTTTATAGGCATATAAGCGACGAACAAACACGCAAAACATTTGAATCCGTATGGAAAAAGACACTTGATACAAACGTTGGCTTTACTATACCTCAAATGTTTAAAGCAGCAATTGATGGTAGACTCAAAGGTATGTATATTGTAGGAGAAGATGTCTTCCAAACTGATCCAAACACTTACCATATCAAACAGGCATTGAGTTCTTTAGAATTTCTTGTAGTGCAAGAATTATTTTTAAGCCCAACTACACAATTTGCTCATGTGGTGTTGCCAGGTTCATCGTATTTAGAAAAAAATGGCACATTCACAAACTGGGAAAGACGGGTCTCAAAAGTTAACAAAGTTATAGAACCACTAAGCGGCATTGATGAGTATAAAATCATCACTGAGCTTTCAAAAAAACTTGGCTATACTATGGATTACAATAACGAAGAAGAAATATTCAACGAAATTGCTCTACTTAGTCCACAATTTAGTACTTTAACTTATGAGAAACTACAAAATTACGGCTCGCTATTGTGGCCAGTTGATAGTAAAAATCAAAAAGGCACACGTATACTTCACACAGAAGAATTTTTAAACAAAAAAGGCAAATTTTTCATAACCAATTATGTAGCAAACCAATTGCCAAACGATACCTACCCTTTTATATTGACAACTGGCAGGAACCTATTCCATTACAATTCAAGCAACCAAACACGCAAAACTAAAAATGTTGCTTTTTATGATGCTGATTACCTTGAAATTAACGAAAAAGATGCTACCAAGCTCAATATATCAAATAATGATTTGGTTGAAGTCAAAAGCGAAAGCGCAAAAATCACATTAAAAGCAAAAGTTACAGATAAAATAAAGCCTGGTGTTTTATTTACTACGTTCCATTTTACACAACCAAAGACAAATGCCTTATTGTCGCAAAATACAGATTGGGCTACGGATACACCAGAATATAAATTTATGCTTGTAAATATTAAAAAAGCAGATAAAGAAACATACGAGATAAATCAAACTAAAAATCCAGGCATTTTGGAACAATACATAAAGATTTTTAAATTTTTTGAAAAATATCCACAAGAAACAAGAACCCAGCTAATAGTAAATCACATAAAGAAAAATTGGGACACGGATAAAATTAATACATTGAAAACAATTGAACCAATTGATTATCAACTAAAACAGGTAATAGAAAGAGTTTAA